The nucleotide window AGCTCCCTGATTCCTACTGACGGTCTACCCACTGTTGACACCTGCCTGAATTTTGGTTTTCCCCGTTTCCTTAAAAAGTGTCAGCCTGAAACACTCTGGGCTaggtgtaatgtaatgtatattttgAGTTGAATTAAACCATTGATGCTCTATTCAACATTGACATTTAGTTGGACTTTCATCTGAGAAAGTTACCAACCTGCCACATATAGAggattcattaaaaatatatatgaataaataagtcTCAGTGGGTTGCAGAAAGATGTGTTTGATTTGACTCAAAATGTCTGGGTTTTATGCAGTATGTATGAAATACTTCTTTTTAGTAGATTAGTCTCTTTACCTAGTCTTAAAAAGCAATGCAGGGTCCATGGTGATGGAAGCCATTCGAACCACGTGTCTGATCTCTCGTGCGATCATCCTCAACTTCTCAAAATTCACCAGACCGTCCACCTCTGAGTTGTTGCCTTTAAGAAGATGTGTTTGACAGTCATTTTCTATCCAAACCATATAAAAATTTTGGGATTTTAGTTCCTAAATGAAAAGAGAAAGTTGAAGGTTACCCTCATGAAGGAAGGTGAGGTCTTTCTTGATGACGGGGAACAGAGGGATCACCGGCGGCTGAAGGTTGTGTTTGTTCAAAAGGTTGCGATATTTGGCCATGTTGCGAGAAGGGTCAAAAACATCCTGTAATTCAGCCAAAAGCTTCTCGTATTTTCCAGGCAACCGTTCCCATGTAGATCGCAACCGAGAGACAGGAGCCAGATTGAACCCACTGCAAAACATGTAAAGATACACTTCAGTACATGGATAGGAAACAGGCTAGTTCTAGAACTAGCACGTCGACCAATTCTTGCAAAGAACACATTTGATGTGTTTGTACATAAGTGCAATTTGTACAGAAATTTTGTCCTATATTATACTTTtacaaacaaataatacattttatattatatttaaatatatattaatataaatatatatgtaattaatttttttattataatataattaatattattattattttaattattataaaaacagcTAATCTTATACTTGATCTATACATTGCTACTCTCTTTTTATAAAAGTAAATGCTAAAtttataaatgtgaaaaaaaaatattgcagacATAACTGATTTAGGTTTTAGCTATGCTTATTTCCCTTCTGATTTCTGTTAAAACGTTaaagaaaatgtatgtaaattaaaatatagtgatcaatttatttttcttaataaaactactaaaacttacaaaaaaataataaaattataatattaaatgtattgtaatgtgtatttacatagcgcatttatcatgtatggccatacatccaagcgcttcacaatcatgaggggggtctctccacactaccactagtgtcatttttaatgaccacagtgacCTCAGTTTATCATCCTATccgaaagtaaataataaataaataatagtgcatgtaaaaaaaagtaataaacaatAATTCTGTAAAGAAcataatatttatcattatacaacataatactgtaaaataataaaattattattaataaaagtaaaaaaattttcatttatcATTATTTGAATTAAAGTTCTGAAAATTACAGCCCTGGATATAAAACACAGAGTTATCTTGACAACACTTGTAGATGCATAAATTAGTGTTTACAGTAGGGATGTCTAGATCTAATCATGAGATCGGAAATCAGGCCCGATCACACGGTTTCAGGTTTAATTGAAATTggacgttacctcccgatcaggactcaaaAATATATGTGTTCTCATTTTTATAACTTATCTATAGTTATGCTCAGCAAAGCATGTGGCATGACAGCaagctattggttaaatgctggcaaagtagaacatggaagcagctttAAGCGGAAAGTGCCAATATGTCTGTGGtctaaagttgatgacgacaacattgcaataacaaactgtgagatatgcaAAGTTGGGATTGCCTCCCggatattttaagttgaggtgctatttgtttttatattagatttctttatatttactgttgcactaaggtcaaaaagtgaagaatttatgttatttattacttaattattCTAGCTACCTCACacaagtgctctgtttgttagcAGAGttgttgaatattaaaataaggtgaattaaataaaacatgaggAACATGACagatctgtttcttcactcttctttattctttttttatgtaatatagAAGTATAAGATCAGGTTACGGTATtggcagatactcaaaatcaaatgactcggaggcaaaaaaaaaaacctgatcgggacatctctAGTATACAGTGTATATGTACAGACAAAGTCTACCTGATAATGGCGAACATAGAGTTGAAGTTCTTGCAGTCGCGGCAGTGAAGAGCAATCTTAATAAAGTGCTTGATGATCTTCACTCTTTTGGCCAGGTTGGTTTCCTGAACAATCTCTGTGGCGACCCAGAAAGTCTCCTGGTTCACCAGACCCTCAAAGTTGCGCAGGTTTGTGGGAGGCTCTTGTGGGTGAAGCTTAAAGAGGTCATTGATGTAATCTGTCGGTTCGATGCAGGAGAAGAGCAGATAGTTGCGTgctgaaagctgattggctatctCCATTGAGCTCAAAGACAACAGGGGCACCACAGATTCTCTCTGCATCTCCAGTGCTTCCACATCCGAACACAGCGTCTCGGTTTCCATATTGCTCTTTAGATAGTACCTTAAGAAAAAGTAGcagacaaaattaaaagaaattgtCTAAATTGTCTATTTGACTTCTTAAATTCAGCTTAAGACCAAACCTGGCACTCAGTTGGATCCTGTCAGCCAGTTTGGACAGTTGATCAGGCAGTCGTCTCTGCTTGATAACTCCTTCCTGTGTGACTGAAACTTCACAGAGCGAAAAAGCTTCGGGACTCGCAGACAAGCCAAACTCTTTTATGGCTAGATTGGCAGCTTCTCTGGCTGTGGTGTCTCTATTGGCCAGTAAGTAACGGCTTTGCTGATCTGCCTTGAAAATGCGCAGCACCTGGTCTTGCAACTCTGTAAATAAAGAAAGTGTAAGCAAACCATAAACAAAGGTAAACAAGAAACTTCAAAACCTCAACCAGCACTAGGATCAAAACATTCCTGCATAGCAAAGATAGCATGCAACTTCTAGAACTATATAGGATGAGTAAACGAAGGAGATGTCGAAGAGATAGATGCAAATGATGAGATGACGGAGACCCTGATAACAAAGCCAAAAGGATTCAACTGGAGATCCAGAACAGGCAGAAGTGTCTAGAGAAAACATGTTGAAAAGTGCAACGCCTTGAAGAGAAAAGTAgaaagatttgttttttaaacgAGACAAAACAGGCAGAGATTTATTGGAAAGTAAAGCTATTAAAAGGACAGCTTCTTCAGTAACAACTCAATACTTGAATCAAAGTAAAATCTGCTTTTGGTAGTCCCCCTTAGCACTGACCACAAAATGTACTTTAATTGATTTTTTATGTATACAAATATTATGAAATTCTCTTCATAGTCAGATCACCCAATAATCAATCTGTGAAATTGTTGGTACACTACTTACACCTAAAAATGGGGGTGGATGGGGTTGGTTTacttaaaacttttttattattattgctgttggtcacattgttattttaatgcttttataaTTATATGAAATGGTATAAAACTAAATCTTAACGGATGTCATTGAGTAAATAATAATGAATCGGTTGTCAAAAAAGAAAGTctataatgttttagtttttaacgTTTTTTAGCTAGCTAGTCAGCTAGATACTTTATTGATCCAAAATTAATTGACACCAATAAAGTTTAAACCATGAAGGCAAGCCTGTAGATATCATAGAAGCAATTTGCAAACTTGACATGGAAGTTTTAATGATGTGATGCAAAAATGGAAATGCTTTCAATCATTCGTCTGCTTTAGAATGTTGGGTAATCAAAGCTTTGGCGGTCGCAAGTGTATTTTTGtcttgctatggaagtcaatagggacCGTCCACTACTTGTTGAAGAACAACATTCTTCTTACATATAATTGTGTGCAAACAAACTTTAAGTGTATAtttgttgggtgaactattaGCTTTGGCAAAATTTTAATTATGCGTACATGTGAATACTACAgcattgaattttattattactgATAAACTAAAATAagctttacattatttaaaatgctgTTAAGCAACGATGTTAACCAATGAGAAGCTTCAACAGGATCTACAGAAACACATACAAAATGGTTACAGTGGTCTCTCAGCTATAGTTTGAAGAACAATCATTTAACTACTGGCCCTATAAGCCTAGTGGCAACGTTTTCACATGGCACAATGTGTATGGAGTCTACGCCGACAGGCCACTGAAATAAAACAGAGACAATGTAATAAAGTGCGGAAATAATTTCACAGCCTTTAGggcatttttagttatttttatttccaGAGCGTGACTCAGACTTGCCAGACAACTGGCATAACATAGTATATTGACAAAAACACACGGCAACAGTGCAGCTACACCccttttttttactttcaagAAAATGAGAACTTCCCATAAGTCTGTTTTTATCCACAAATAACAAATCATCCATGGTGATGCCATTAGTGTGAAAACATTGCCACTGACTCAAGTTCCAAAAACAAATCAGATCAGTAAACCACTGATTACTACACAGGGCTGAAAAGATCAGCAGACCGAAGAGTAGGAAAGACAGTCAGCCAAAGAAAACTACAACAGATTGTGATTGAGAAAGACAGACAGGCCGCTACATTAGACAGGTTTCTATGAAGACGAACAGCTATCTATAGGAAAAAGAGGAACTATATGACAGGTGTCTAAAAAGGAGACCAGATCCGCAGTGCACAAATACTCACGAGTGAATCCAGGTGCTGTGAGCAAGGAGAGGGTGGCGGGATCATTAGTATATTGCACAGATATAAAAGAAGGAAAGCAGGAATATGTAAAGCAGCAGTGGAGCAGAATGTCTATGTGTAGATGAATCCACAGTAAATACAGTAAACAGAGGTAGTAGTAAATTATGAGTAGCAtttacagtgcttcccacaggtttgaaaaaTACTTGCGGTGTTaagccggattgaaacacaccatttacccaaATCACGTAAATAGTTACTATATGCGACAAACACAATATCACttcatttttaacattaattgtaTTTCTGACAgctataaagtgttttttttttcaaagagtaaaaaaaaaaaagatttgaaaaaacaaaaagaaaaacaaaaaaacacatctaTTTCTCTTATTTGTATACTATtaaggagccatgtgcacccactgacaggtaaaatctgcttctctctttctttcaagtttaaagcaaacttgaatgccaaatcattttagatgtgtatataaaatagcctatgtaatatattaacatcaaattaataaaataatcagaaaataagaaatgacagaaaaaggaataaaaacacaACATCTCTAAAAATTGTCATAACTACAAGATTAATctttgtaaattatttaaataaggctaATGTGTTGATTAACTACAAATGATgtgcatatattttgcagccagtttagaccagtcatttcTTCGTCATCGAGTATATAGTGAAGTCTTTCTGAGtcgttttgatttaaaaaatgcatcatttaaCGTTTCTCTTGCGACTGCGAAGTCAAGTGAAAGTAGGCTTGAATAAAAAGGTGATACAAAAATGCATACAAGCTTTAGAAAGTGAAAGCAAAAGTTGTATCCttgacattttaggagatttagaaacacatacaaaaaaatttgtgtctgtgtgtctctgCAGTCTGTGGGAGTGGTGACAGATCTCACAGAACGCAACTGGTAAATGAGAGAAGACTTTCAACTACTTAATTGATAgtggatgtttggttatattaggtggatacaaaaaagtgtaaaaggatgttaGTAAACAAGAAAAgcgtcactaaatatacttgggcggccGTTAATATACCTAGGCGGcctgcccaagtaaagtctatgtgtgggaagcactgaattATACTGCATGTTACAATACAGCAAACACAAATATTTGCTTACAAGTTTGAAGCTTTGTAAGCTATGTTTGACACAGTACATATGCTTGAATTacatgatataaaaataaaaaagtccaaCAGTGTTCATGACTTAATATCTTGAATTATAGCAAGCTACATCTAAAAATGCACTGCTGGCCTGCATCATTTTCAACACCATATAAATGAagtttaattacaaaaatatctaaattttCCAAGTATCCATTAAACAAATGTTATATGCTTTTACCTGGTGGCTGTGTACTGTAGTCGATGATGCGTTGCTGGCCTTGTGCCAGGTCAGGGTTACTGGATGAGAGAGTTCCGCTCACTGGCATAGTGGGTGGAGTCTGTTTGTTCTGCCGTAATCCCACAATGCTGTCATCCTGAGTCTGCCCCAACCCGAGGTCACTACACAACAAATGCACAATGACTCAGCATGACTCAATGGAAAATAAACATTAATCTATCAGAATTCACCACGTAAACCATAGACCTTAGTCAGGGTAGTGTCACATTTCATCTTATGAAAATGTAGTCACGATGGATAGAATTACAATGTGCTCAATGATTTTTACTGTTGTTTAACAACAAACCAATTGTTCagctgaaaacaaaaatatattaaacattcaTGTGATTATGCTATATAGGAGTTTCTCTTTAAATCAGGTGCCATTGTTGTGACagagtatttttaatttaatatggtGTTCAATGCTTAAATCCCCATTCCATCATGACAAGATTCATATGTTGGTCTCTTCTtgttgaaaatgaaaattctggtcCAAAACAGAAAATTCTAGATGGAATTGGCCAAAAAACAGCACTGTTTGTTTAGTAAcaattattacttttaataaataatgaagttattatgtaagactttttaaattgAACTCTACCTCAAattatattgattaaaaaaacaattcaataaaataatgacattttattgACAGTAGAATTTCGATAACAATGAAGGAGAGGTGTCAAACCAGTGTTGCCAGGAACAAGTACAAGACATAGAAATGTCCTGTTGGCATGTTATTTAAGTGTACTTTGCTTTCCCAGTGAGTATGTGCAATTCATCTATAGATTAGCGCAAGTACATGCAGAATATCCACAAAGCGTATAAAATTGAGCTATTATGAACTTAGACAAAAGTGTTGCCAAGCTAGCTCATGCATTGCACAGCTGCTCTTGAACTTTTATCAGCACAGCAACAAATCCACCTTGCATGGCATTAGCTATTTAAATATATGGATTTCATAGCGCAGCGCTTATTGTATCTGGTGTGAAAGTTGCTTAGTTTATAGCCATTTTTCTACTGTACAGTCAGCAACAATATGAGAAGATGAGTTTGTGCATCTCTTTACCTGTAAGGTTTCTGAGGTAGGATGCTCATGCGTGTCTTGTCTAGAATCTTCATCAGTTTGTTTCGGCCACCCACTGTATGTGCTTTTGCCTTCTTGCTGATTTTTTCTTGACCTATAACATCAGAACCAGCCCCAAGTTCAGGTATAGAATATCGACAGTTTTTCTTTCCGTCACCAATCTTTGGAAGATGAGGAACGCCGTTTTTCCTTTCCTCGGCCACCCTTGCCACCAACTCCTTGAAGACTgtgaagagagaaagagagtacGCAATAAGAAATCTATAGAAATCAGCAGTTTTTGTGCCAGAAGGTGGAAATCTCACCAAGTAGGTTGGTTTTGACACTCATAGAGAGCTGTATGTTGTTCCTGAGAATTTCAGTCGCTTTCGACAACTGCACATTCTCAAACGTCTGTCCGTTCACCTCCAATATCTGTTCATGGGGATCGAAGGGTGAGATAATGAGAGTAAAAAAAGTGTTAAAGGATGTGCCTCAGTGTTTTATTGCTGCATTACACTGACGACTAAAAGGTGTTACCTGGTCTCCACGCTTAAGCCCTGCCTCCTCTGCTTTGCTGCCAACCTCCACACTGCTGATGAAGAGGCGTGTCCCCCGTTCAGCTCCTCCAATAAGGGTAAAGGGGAGGGGGATCTCTCGAGCTGTCCTGGTTACAGTTATCACTCTGGGTTTGGCTTTTGCTGCACAAGCGATGTTGAGCAACCTCAACTGACCGGTCATTTTCTGCTCAGATAAAAGAGGACATTGATGAGGATGCTTGTCTGTTACGTGGTAATGTAATATAaattttaactgtatttatgAATGAGAAATTATAAAATTAGGAATAAATGCTTGCACGCGCTTCACACCTCTCTTTCCAGGTTGCTTTGAAACTCCTCCAAAAAACTGGTCATGTCAGGGTCTCCTTCAAAATCACTAAAATGATTGTTAACCCATAAGAGCACAACCCGGGTTACCTGTGTAAAGAGAATGAAGAGCTGTGAGTCCAGTCGAACTGAAGATTAAAGTGCATTTCTTCAGTAAAGAGAGTGATTTGGTCACCCTACCTTGTCCCGTAAACAGGGGTCATTAAACCAGTCTAGAAGTCTCTGTCCCAGAATCAGAGGACTGGGCAGGAAGGTACGATAGGTTAAGAGAAAGTCCTCAATATATGTGGGGTCGACGATTGAATGGTCCTCCACTAAGTGCTGCATCAGCCTCTCAGCAGTACCCTAAAAAGATTCATGTAAAATTGTATATCAGAATTTTGTCTGAATTGACAGACTTATTTTCTGGTATAACAGTATCCAAACATAACATGTTAAGCCTGCAAGTTTATTACTTTTAATAGAACTTTAATAACTGCCTtctattttaacatgttttaaagacGGATTAAAGTTTCAGAGGCAGTGTGTCAATATGATTCACACAACCTGAGgttgaattaattttttaacGTGTGAAAATTATGGACGAAAATTtcggattcagtgtgcaataaacTTAACACAATTCTTCAGAAATTAGTCTAATATGGTGATTTAAAGCTCATTTAATActttgatcaaaaaaaaaaaaaaagaaagttgtgaTGCATTTTGGCATAATCCAAATTCCAGAATTCCATTCGCATAAAACAGAGTCAGACTTTAAATATCATATcctaaattattacatttacacaacattaactataatattaaacaattaataaatcagTGTAGCACTCATTCAAGTAGACAGTAGTACCTTGACAACAATGTGTCCCTTGCGTGTGCCCGTCCTGTCGAGTTCTCGATGTTCTTTGACCATGACGATTTCCCCTTCCTCCTCTACTCGCTGTGTGTTCTGCTCAACCTGATTCAGAATGCAGCAATAGTCCTGCTGGGCAATGcacacaaactacacacacacaaaaaataatattagttgctgatttttttttttcatcatttaaaaaaaataacttaaatgggCCTTTAAGTTCATATTTAACAGGGCATGATCAATTTGAATAAAACTGCATTTCAAAAATACAAATGCTAAGCATCCCCtaagaaatgtaatttattaaaatagaagAGACTATTTAAATCCTCAGTAGACTCACCTGACAGTCATCAACTTTGGTTCTCATTACTCCAGTCATCAGTTGTTTCTCCATTGATGGGCAGACACCAAAACTtccacccatacacacactctcactgcGGCCGTCCAGGTATATCACCTCTACTGCTCCATTCAGAATGACTGACCATGAGtccagctgaaacacacacacacacacacacacacacacacacacacaattataatgCCTGTTATCCTCAAAACACAAATTAGTAGCAGAAATTCAACAATGAGTCCAGCCTTACCTCTTCACCATGGTTTAGGACTATAGTTCCAGCACGTTCCACAACCGCAAACACCATAACAGCACAGAGTTCCCTTCGCACCGAAACACTCAGACTGGCAAATGCTGGAAGCTGCTGAACAAACTCCAGCAATTGCTCTGTAAACAGAAATGGAGTAAGAAATTGAAAGAGAAACAGATAACACccagaaagtgaaaatgaaagtgcatCATCATATTGAATTTCAAATCATTGAAGGACTCAAGCTAAAAGTACCAATGTCATCATCTGTACGGTCCATAGGGTCTTTTTCAAGGCAGTCTCTCACAATATCCCGACTCATAAGATGGTCCGTTCCCCTTCCTacgtcttcatcatcatcatcctcgtCTGAGTCCACTGCTGTTTCAGGAAGCCCACTTAGATCCATGTCTCCACACTCGCTCTCAGTGGCCTGTCAAAGACACCATGTAAGCTCTAAATGTTTGCTAATTTTGAGctgacaatagctatgtttccatataaagatgctaataaaatgtatgtgcaaaactgaaatattgcataaaaatatgtgaataaagcagcgtttccaacCAATGAGTCAATTCCTGATttactggcaccaaatatcaaaagtaaaaacagaatttaatgcggtaggagaagctgcgtgaatcttttcctcatttaataaattacttgtgccTAAGAACACAATGCCAACTTGCAATTAACGTGCTGTGGCGTTTGAAGATGTGAGACTCAGAGCACAAACACTCTTGACAGTTTTGTAAGAAATTAATAATaccactaatactgaaatggttaaggcgtttcagaataaccaaaacaacatttcagatgttttacaactcggtcagcctgctggtttgtccattcacacacattgttatcatcacatgatctcttatgaCAAAAATCACAGGACTTTTTCATgctcatactggaatttgtttgatAAAAGTATTTACATTAGGAATGCTCTGACCAGGATTTTTGGAGCAGATACCGAGTGTGATCCCTCATCATGGTTATGGCCGATACCAAGTaatga belongs to Danio rerio strain Tuebingen ecotype United States chromosome 1, GRCz12tu, whole genome shotgun sequence and includes:
- the rapgef2a gene encoding rap guanine nucleotide exchange factor 2 isoform X14, encoding MVGHSVLQAMRQLVLSHGYGVRGQESRTLPTDFSKLHPSDSCHSHMTSSQSRSSIASDSGSSSLSDIYQATESECGDMDLSGLPETAVDSDEDDDDEDVGRGTDHLMSRDIVRDCLEKDPMDRTDDDIEQLLEFVQQLPAFASLSVSVRRELCAVMVFAVVERAGTIVLNHGEELDSWSVILNGAVEVIYLDGRSESVCMGGSFGVCPSMEKQLMTGVMRTKVDDCQFVCIAQQDYCCILNQVEQNTQRVEEEGEIVMVKEHRELDRTGTRKGHIVVKGTAERLMQHLVEDHSIVDPTYIEDFLLTYRTFLPSPLILGQRLLDWFNDPCLRDKVTRVVLLWVNNHFSDFEGDPDMTSFLEEFQSNLEREKMTGQLRLLNIACAAKAKPRVITVTRTAREIPLPFTLIGGAERGTRLFISSVEVGSKAEEAGLKRGDQILEVNGQTFENVQLSKATEILRNNIQLSMSVKTNLLVFKELVARVAEERKNGVPHLPKIGDGKKNCRYSIPELGAGSDVIGQEKISKKAKAHTVGGRNKLMKILDKTRMSILPQKPYSDLGLGQTQDDSIVGLRQNKQTPPTMPVSGTLSSSNPDLAQGQQRIIDYSTQPPAPGFTQLQDQVLRIFKADQQSRYLLANRDTTAREAANLAIKEFGLSASPEAFSLCEVSVTQEGVIKQRRLPDQLSKLADRIQLSARYYLKSNMETETLCSDVEALEMQRESVVPLLSLSSMEIANQLSARNYLLFSCIEPTDYINDLFKLHPQEPPTNLRNFEGLVNQETFWVATEIVQETNLAKRVKIIKHFIKIALHCRDCKNFNSMFAIISGFNLAPVSRLRSTWERLPGKYEKLLAELQDVFDPSRNMAKYRNLLNKHNLQPPVIPLFPVIKKDLTFLHEGNNSEVDGLVNFEKLRMIAREIRHVVRMASITMDPALLFKTRKKKWRSLGSLSQVSSSSLSDIGTMGGKRKGRRSSFLSAKKLYEVEMMSRRVRQYLDTHSNECNEDTLHELSMTCEPANSSTLKHAGERRRIDASPAGQRSASPQQTNGNHGRKKSISKELPFEGRDRQRKLPEDSQSSTSSLLSSPRNSPQSTPRKGPQLVVSEVSDQMSLLSSSSSELLMVDDHTHTQPHSLAHPLSARRAEPDQLSLGSYSLTQDQCDRASLDAADSGRGSWTSCSSGSHDNIQSIPQRVGYYDSRSWEMLSDGMGRSHMTTPTGYWADELEGDTGTIKRRGGKDETPNTNKNTVSRREGHFREPPPTPPGYTAVSLAEADTNSHAHGRRPPDYSAALQRSRFLKRTCDPPPLHSSSRLPPYSHCQTPRRSQADESEQISAV
- the rapgef2a gene encoding rap guanine nucleotide exchange factor 2 isoform X7, with translation MHADRMASYVDNSFRHAIMKIPADRTQQDLQIVYSYLHGMEALSNLREHQLRLMCETVRYEQHDANEVLYYPDDIGTCWYILLSGSVFIKESMFLPRSSFGKRSAGSLRRGCECIVLEASEMIVVDYMDDNDEYFQRQASHRQSRRRFRKINQRGERQTIIDTVDNYPVSKPPLPPGYHSLPTDFSKLHPSDSCHSHMTSSQSRSSIASDSGSSSLSDIYQATESECGDMDLSGLPETAVDSDEDDDDEDVGRGTDHLMSRDIVRDCLEKDPMDRTDDDIEQLLEFVQQLPAFASLSVSVRRELCAVMVFAVVERAGTIVLNHGEELDSWSVILNGAVEVIYLDGRSESVCMGGSFGVCPSMEKQLMTGVMRTKVDDCQFVCIAQQDYCCILNQVEQNTQRVEEEGEIVMVKEHRELDRTGTRKGHIVVKGTAERLMQHLVEDHSIVDPTYIEDFLLTYRTFLPSPLILGQRLLDWFNDPCLRDKVTRVVLLWVNNHFSDFEGDPDMTSFLEEFQSNLEREKMTGQLRLLNIACAAKAKPRVITVTRTAREIPLPFTLIGGAERGTRLFISSVEVGSKAEEAGLKRGDQILEVNGQTFENVQLSKATEILRNNIQLSMSVKTNLLVFKELVARVAEERKNGVPHLPKIGDGKKNCRYSIPELGAGSDVIGQEKISKKAKAHTVGGRNKLMKILDKTRMSILPQKPYSDLGLGQTQDDSIVGLRQNKQTPPTMPVSGTLSSSNPDLAQGQQRIIDYSTQPPELQDQVLRIFKADQQSRYLLANRDTTAREAANLAIKEFGLSASPEAFSLCEVSVTQEGVIKQRRLPDQLSKLADRIQLSARYYLKSNMETETLCSDVEALEMQRESVVPLLSLSSMEIANQLSARNYLLFSCIEPTDYINDLFKLHPQEPPTNLRNFEGLVNQETFWVATEIVQETNLAKRVKIIKHFIKIALHCRDCKNFNSMFAIISGFNLAPVSRLRSTWERLPGKYEKLLAELQDVFDPSRNMAKYRNLLNKHNLQPPVIPLFPVIKKDLTFLHEGNNSEVDGLVNFEKLRMIAREIRHVVRMASITMDPALLFKTRKKKWRSLGSLSQVSSSSLSDIGTMGGKRKGRRSSFLSAKKLYEVEMMSRRVRQYLDTHSNECNEDTLHELSMTCEPANSSTLKHAGERRRIDASPAGQRSASPQQTNGNHGRKKSISKELPFEGRDRQRKLPEDSQSSTSSLLSSPRNSPQSTPRKGPQLVVSEVSDQMSLLSSSSSELLMVDDHTHTQPHSLAHPLSARRAEPDQLSLGSYSLTQDQCDRASLDAADSGRGSWTSCSSGSHDNIQSIPQRVGYYDSRSWEMLSDGMGRSHMTTPTGYWADELEGDTGTIKRRGGKDETPNTNKNTVSRREGHFREPPPTPPGYTAVSLAEADTNSHAHGRRPPDYSAALQRSRFLKRTCDPPPLHSSSRLPPYSHCQTPRRSQADESEQISAV
- the rapgef2a gene encoding rap guanine nucleotide exchange factor 2 isoform X5 gives rise to the protein MHADRMASYVDNSFRHAIMKIPADRTQQDLQIVYSYLHGMEALSNLREHQLRLMCETVRYEQHDANEVLYYPDDIGTCWYILLSGSVFIKESMFLPRSSFGKRSAGSLRRGCECIVLEASEMIVVDYMDDNDEYFQRQASHRQSRRRFRKINQRGERQTIIDTVDNYPVSKPPLPPGYHSLPTDFSKLHPSDSCHSHMTSSQSRSSIASDSGSSSLSDIYQATESECGDMDLSGLPETAVDSDEDDDDEDVGRGTDHLMSRDIVRDCLEKDPMDRTDDDIEQLLEFVQQLPAFASLSVSVRRELCAVMVFAVVERAGTIVLNHGEELDSWSVILNGAVEVIYLDGRSESVCMGGSFGVCPSMEKQLMTGVMRTKVDDCQFVCIAQQDYCCILNQVEQNTQRVEEEGEIVMVKEHRELDRTGTRKGHIVVKGTAERLMQHLVEDHSIVDPTYIEDFLLTYRTFLPSPLILGQRLLDWFNDPCLRDKVTRVVLLWVNNHFSDFEGDPDMTSFLEEFQSNLEREKMTGQLRLLNIACAAKAKPRVITVTRTAREIPLPFTLIGGAERGTRLFISSVEVGSKAEEAGLKRGDQILEVNGQTFENVQLSKATEILRNNIQLSMSVKTNLLVFKELVARVAEERKNGVPHLPKIGDGKKNCRYSIPELGAGSDVIGQEKISKKAKAHTVGGRNKLMKILDKTRMSILPQKPYSDLGLGQTQDDSIVGLRQNKQTPPTMPVSGTLSSSNPDLAQGQQRIIDYSTQPPAPGFTQLQDQVLRIFKADQQSRYLLANRDTTAREAANLAIKEFGLSASPEAFSLCEVSVTQEGVIKQRRLPDQLSKLADRIQLSARYYLKSNMETETLCSDVEALEMQRESVVPLLSLSSMEIANQLSARNYLLFSCIEPTDYINDLFKLHPQEPPTNLRNFEGLVNQETFWVATEIVQETNLAKRVKIIKHFIKIALHCRDCKNFNSMFAIISGFNLAPVSRLRSTWERLPGKYEKLLAELQDVFDPSRNMAKYRNLLNKHNLQPPVIPLFPVIKKDLTFLHEGNNSEVDGLVNFEKLRMIAREIRHVVRMASITMDPALLFKTRKKKWRSLGSLSQVSSSSLSDIGTMGGKRKGRRSSFLSAKKLYEVEMMSRRVRQYLDTHSNECNEDTLHELSMTCEPANSSTLKHAGERRRIDASPAGQRSASPQQTNGNHGRKKSISKELPFEGRDRQRKLPEDSQSSTSSLLSSPRNSPQSTPRKGPQLVVSEVSDQMSLLSSSSSELLMVDDHTHTQPHSLAHPLSARRAEPDQLSLGSYSLTQDQCDRASLDAADSGRGSWTSCSSGSHDNIQSIPQRVGYYDSRSWEMLSDGMGRSHMTTPTGYWADELEGDTGTIKRRGGKDETPNTNKNTVSRREGHFREPPPTPPGYTAVSLAEADTNSHAHGRRPPDYSAALQRSRFLKRTCDPPPLHSSSRLPPYSHCQTPRRSQADESEQISAV